In Trueperaceae bacterium, the genomic stretch GGCTCAACGTCACGATCTCCGCCTTGTAGGCGTCGTTCGGGGTCGCGTCGAGGTAGAGCTCCGGGAAGCGCGCGCGGAGGTCGGCGGCGACGGCGGACGGGTCCGCCGCCGGGTCGAGGAGCAGGACGTACAGGTCCGGCGTGCCGCCCCCGAACCGCTCGAGCGCATCGATCGACGCAATGACCGTCTCGCCGCCCCCGGTGAAGTCGACGACGACCCCGCCGACCCGGAAGGGGGCGAACCCGTCGCGCGTCCGGAGGTCGGCGACGTCGCCGACCCCCAGGCCGTAGCGTTCCTGCATCGTCGCGGAGATCAACACGCCGTCGTTCGACCGGAGCGTCGCGTACCCCTGCGCATCGTCGCCCTGTTCGCCGACGTACAGAAACCGCCCGAAGTCGAGGGCGGGATCGAAGCGGGCGGGATCCACCAGGATCAACGCCACCGTCCGGCCGCGCGCCGCGTCCGGCGGCCGGTAGCGCACCGCGCGGATTCCGACGCCCGAGGCGACGTCGACCGCGGGCAACGCGGTGAGGCGCGCCTCGAAGTCGTCGGGGAAGGCGACGGGGGAGGTGACGAACAGGTCGCCCGTGATCGTCGCGTCCACCCAGTCGGAGATCTCGGCGTTGATGCCGGCCACCATCGCCCCCACCCCGATCACGAGGCCGGTACCGACGACGACGGTGCCGACCGCGACGCCGTTGCGGTTGGCGCTGCGCGCCGCGAACGCGCTCGCTAGGTCCCCCGCCACCCCGAACGCCCCGCGCAACGCCGGACGCGCGACGCGGAACGCCGGGCCGAGGAGGGCGCGGGCGGTGAGGGACACGCCGATCGAGAACGCCGCCATCGCGACGGCGGCCGCCGCGAGGGCGGTGGGGCCCTCCCACGGCACGCGCGTGACGGCGAGGCCGACGAGGATCGCCGCGACGCCCCACCGCACGGCGCTGGGCAGCTGCGCCGCTTCCGCCGCCCGCCGGGCGGCGAGCGGCGCCGCGCGCGACGCGAGGCGGGCGGGCCACGACCCCGCCACCAGCGCGACGGCGACGCCGCCGGCGGCGGCGGTCGCGACCGCCGTCCAGGGCACCACCAGGCCGCGCACCTCGAAGCCGAGCCCGAAGGCGTTCGCCCACGTCAGGACCCACGCGAGCGCGATCCCGAACGCCACGCCGAACACGACGCCTGCGGCGGCGACGAGGGCCGCCTCGAACATGGCGAGGCGACGCACGTCGCGGCGTCGCAACGCCACCGTCCGCAACAACGCGTACGTGCGGGTGCGCTCCACGACGCTCGCCATGAAGGTGTTGTAGGCCAGGAACCCCCCCAACGCCAGCAACGTCGCGGCCAACACCAGCAGGCCCGCCTGCAACGTCTCGACGATGCCGCCCGCCAGCTCCCCCCGTCCGGCCGGCGCGCCGACGTCGTACCGGGCGTCGAGGGTCGCTTCGAGCGCCGCTCGCAGGGTCGCGACGTCGACGCCCGGCGCCGCCTCGATCTCGAGCAGCGAGGCGCGCCCGTCGAGGCGGACGGCGCTCTGCACCGCTGCGAGGGGCGCGAGGGCGACCCGCCCGCCGTTGCTGGAGCCGTACCCGGTGGCGCCGTCGACGAGGCCGACCAGCCCGAACGTCGCCTCCCCGAAGCGGGTGGCGAAGGCGACGTCGTCGCCGACGGCGAAGCCGCGGGCCTCCGCGAACGGGCGGGCCATCACCAGCGCCGCTTCGTTCGGGGCCGGCCAGCGGCCCGCGACGAGGTCGGCGGGGAGCGCATCGGGGGCCGCCATGGCGC encodes the following:
- a CDS encoding FtsX-like permease family protein, whose amino-acid sequence is MTRVLLRLAVRNLLRHPWRTAATVVGVGVGIAAVLASLSVGANVRSNLQADFAATVGRADLLVTPGAGGRAVMPLDPVEDVVRALPEVAAVAPVLNARVEPVREVEGYVPPVVPGVDSGFQLSGRAMAAPDALPADLVAGRWPAPNEAALVMARPFAEARGFAVGDDVAFATRFGEATFGLVGLVDGATGYGSSNGGRVALAPLAAVQSAVRLDGRASLLEIEAAPGVDVATLRAALEATLDARYDVGAPAGRGELAGGIVETLQAGLLVLAATLLALGGFLAYNTFMASVVERTRTYALLRTVALRRRDVRRLAMFEAALVAAAGVVFGVAFGIALAWVLTWANAFGLGFEVRGLVVPWTAVATAAAGGVAVALVAGSWPARLASRAAPLAARRAAEAAQLPSAVRWGVAAILVGLAVTRVPWEGPTALAAAAVAMAAFSIGVSLTARALLGPAFRVARPALRGAFGVAGDLASAFAARSANRNGVAVGTVVVGTGLVIGVGAMVAGINAEISDWVDATITGDLFVTSPVAFPDDFEARLTALPAVDVASGVGIRAVRYRPPDAARGRTVALILVDPARFDPALDFGRFLYVGEQGDDAQGYATLRSNDGVLISATMQERYGLGVGDVADLRTRDGFAPFRVGGVVVDFTGGGETVIASIDALERFGGGTPDLYVLLLDPAADPSAVAADLRARFPELYLDATPNDAYKAEIVTLSQRTFRATNTLLGLAVAIAALGVANTLGMNLATRGRDLATLRVLGVSRDGVRRIVVAEGLVVVVLGSVLGVAFGLALADVVTAGAEALTGYELDPAVPWSLVGVALLASPLVGLLASWAPARRAARLAPIEALKGST